A window of Vigna unguiculata cultivar IT97K-499-35 chromosome 4, ASM411807v1, whole genome shotgun sequence contains these coding sequences:
- the LOC114181604 gene encoding cytochrome P450 82A4-like, which produces MDFVLSYMNSTTIGLLSLTLFCLFLYNNFKLFPCKEAPTAAGAWPVLGHLPLLSASKTPHRMLGALAEKYGPIFTIKLGSKKALVINNWEIAKECFTTNDTVVSSRPKLVAMELMGYNQAIFAFSPYGPYWRELRKITTFEILSPRRVEQMQHVRVSEVQNSIKQLYNVWCSQKSESGFASVELKQWFSHLVFNMVLRMVVGKRYFGGENVDDEKAQRCVKAVEEFLRLLGVFTVGDAIPWLRWFDFGGHEKAMRETSKDLDIVLGEWLEEHREKKGLGEVQDFMDVMISLFDGRTFDGFDADTVIKSTVLAVIAGGSGTNNIILTWTIYSILRNPLLFKKIKAELDIHVGKERCVSEDDISKLTYLQATVKETLRLYPPAPLSAPREFTKSCTLSGYNVKKGTRLITNQWKLHTDINVWEDPLEFKPERFLTTHQNIDFRGHDFELLPFGSGRRMCPGISFGLQMVHLTLATFLHSFEIQYSSSHLIDLTKTSQWIGTSIPLEILIKPHLSFSCYENNKLC; this is translated from the exons atggatTTTGTTCTAAGTTACATGAATTCCACTACCATTGGACTTCTGTCTCTAACCCTCTTCTGTTTATTTCTGTACAATAACTTCAAATTGTTTCCATGCAAAGAGGCTCCCACAGCCGCAGGAGCATGGCCAGTACTGGGTCACCTTCCGTTGTTGAGTGCTTCAAAGACACCCCATAGAATGTTGGGTGCTTTGGCTGAAAAATATGGACCCATCTTCACCATCAAACTCGGTTCCAAAAAGGCTTTGGTAATCAACAACTGGGAAATAGCAAAGGAATGTTTCACCACAAACGACACGGTGGTTTCCTCTCGCCCCAAGCTTGTCGCCATGGAACTCATGGGCTACAACCAAGCCATCTTTGCCTTTTCACCCTACGGTCCCTATTGGCGCGAGCTACGAAAGATTACAACTTTTGAGATCCTTTCCCCTCGTCGAGTGGAACAAATGCAGCATGTTCGTGTCTCAGAAGTTCAGAACTCGATCAAACAGTTGTATAATGTTTGGTGTAGCCAAAAGAGTGAGTCTGGCTTTGCCTCGGTGGAGCTGAAGCAATGGTTTTCTCACTTGGTATTCAACATGGTTCTTAGAATGGTCGTAGGAAAGAGATATTTTGGCGGTGAAAACGTGGACGATGAGAAGGCACAGCGATGTGTGAAGGCTGTGGAGGAATTCCTGCGTCTGTTGGGTGTGTTCACAGTGGGAGATGCCATTCCTTGGTTGAGATGGTTTGATTTTGGAGGCCATGAGAAAGCAATGAGAGAAACTTCCAAAGATTTGGATATTGTTTTGGGTGAGTGGTTAGAGGAACATAGAGAAAAGAAGGGTTTGGGTGAAGTTCAAGATTTCATGGACGTGATGATTTCCTTGTTTGATGGAAGAACTTTCGATGGGTTTGATGCAGATACCGTGATCAAATCCACTGTGCTG GCAGTGATTGCCGGAGGAAGTGGCACGAATAATATTATTCTTACATGGacaatatattcaattttgagAAATCCTTTGTTGTTCAAAAAGATAAAAGCTGAACTAGACATTCATGTGGGAAAAGAGAGATGTGTAAGTGAGGATGATATAAGTAAGTTAACATATCTTCAAGCGACAGTCAAAGAAACTCTAAGATTGTATCCTCCAGCTCCTCTTTCGGCACCTCGTGAATTTACGAAAAGTTGTACTTTAAGTGGTTATAACGTAAAAAAGGGAACTCGTTTAATCACAAACCAATGGAAGCTTCACACTGATATCAATGTTTGGGAAGATCCATTAGAGTTCAAACCAGAAAGGTTTCTCACAACTCACCAAAATATTGACTTTCGAGGTCATGATTTTGAGTTATTGCCATTTGGAAGTGGTAGAAGAATGTGTCCTGGAATATCTTTTGGTCTTCAAATGGTGCATTTAACTCTTGCTACTTTTTTGCATTCTTTTGAGATTCAATATTCATCGTCTCATCTTATTGATTTGACTAAAACCTCTCAATGGATAGGCACTAGTATTCCCCTTGAAATTCTTATTAAACCACATCTATCTTTTAGTTGTTAT